A region from the Desulfoglaeba alkanexedens ALDC genome encodes:
- a CDS encoding response regulator, producing MTDAFRILVTDRNRHVRDFLKRELGREGYEVILARDGTDLIRLLNSHDRCDLLVLDTEIAFGCSLALIESLVARRPALPIVIHSFAAEQEDPEVVRHAAALVTKGGNAERLKAAVAGVLAQVYPGRGSRRDGADR from the coding sequence ATGACGGATGCTTTCAGAATCCTGGTGACAGATCGCAACCGGCATGTTCGCGACTTTCTCAAACGAGAATTGGGGCGGGAGGGCTACGAGGTGATTCTGGCCAGAGACGGGACGGACCTGATCCGCCTGCTTAATTCCCACGACCGGTGCGATCTTCTCGTTTTGGATACCGAGATCGCCTTCGGCTGCAGCCTCGCCTTGATCGAAAGCCTCGTGGCCCGGCGGCCGGCGCTTCCTATCGTGATCCACTCCTTCGCCGCCGAGCAGGAGGATCCGGAAGTGGTGCGACATGCAGCGGCGCTGGTTACCAAGGGAGGCAATGCGGAAAGGCTCAAGGCGGCCGTAGCGGGGGTGCTGGCGCAGGTTTACCCCGGCCGTGGATCGCGAAGGGACGGAGCCGACCGCTGA
- a CDS encoding sulfite exporter TauE/SafE family protein, whose amino-acid sequence MDWLYMYMPIAGVEIFWPGLVLLGFSVGVIGGFFGMGGAWMVTPGLNILGFPMAFAIGTDIAHIAGKSMVSTFRHSKFGNVDYKLGIVMLVGTMVGIECGAQIVMWLERIGRVGSVVRWVYVVFLFLIATMVFYDYYKAVQKKKVGIVDGDKGTEGVTWYRTFHKIKIPPVMHFKAAGFTCSAWVPIGVSFLTGVLAGFLGIGGGLLRMPALIYLIGCPTHIAVGTDLFEVMISGLYGAFTYTLKGRIELVAVFVMLTGAAIGAQIGTVATKYSKGYGIRVAFGCAVLACMVSIILKQYGFDAAATVVIYGAISLICLYIIVVMFKGAAAELREKKLRQEGVH is encoded by the coding sequence ATGGATTGGCTTTACATGTATATGCCCATTGCAGGGGTGGAAATCTTCTGGCCCGGCCTCGTGCTCCTCGGATTTTCCGTGGGCGTCATCGGCGGCTTCTTCGGTATGGGAGGCGCCTGGATGGTCACCCCGGGCCTCAACATCCTGGGTTTCCCCATGGCCTTCGCCATCGGCACCGATATCGCACACATCGCCGGCAAATCGATGGTTTCCACCTTCCGCCATTCCAAGTTTGGTAACGTGGACTATAAGCTGGGAATCGTGATGCTGGTTGGCACTATGGTCGGCATCGAATGCGGTGCCCAAATCGTCATGTGGCTGGAACGGATCGGCCGAGTAGGCAGTGTGGTCCGGTGGGTTTACGTGGTGTTTCTCTTCCTGATCGCCACCATGGTCTTCTACGATTACTATAAAGCGGTACAGAAGAAGAAGGTCGGCATTGTGGATGGCGACAAGGGCACCGAGGGTGTGACCTGGTACCGCACGTTCCACAAGATCAAGATCCCCCCCGTGATGCATTTCAAGGCTGCAGGATTTACGTGTTCGGCGTGGGTTCCCATTGGGGTGAGTTTTCTCACGGGGGTGCTGGCGGGTTTTCTGGGGATCGGCGGCGGTTTGCTGCGCATGCCGGCCTTGATCTACCTCATCGGCTGCCCTACCCATATCGCCGTGGGAACCGACCTCTTCGAAGTGATGATTTCGGGTCTCTACGGGGCGTTCACCTATACCTTGAAGGGCCGCATCGAGCTGGTGGCGGTGTTTGTGATGCTGACCGGGGCCGCCATTGGGGCGCAGATCGGCACCGTGGCGACCAAGTACTCCAAGGGTTACGGCATCCGAGTGGCTTTCGGCTGCGCCGTGCTGGCTTGCATGGTTTCCATCATCCTCAAGCAGTACGGTTTTGATGCCGCCGCCACGGTGGTCATCTATGGGGCGATTAGCCTGATCTGCCTTTACATCATCGTGGTCATGTTCAAGGGGGCCGCGGCGGAGTTGCGCGAGAAGAAGCTGCGCCAAGAGGGGGTGCATTGA